From the genome of Arvicola amphibius chromosome 9, mArvAmp1.2, whole genome shotgun sequence:
CTAGCGCTGATCAGCTCTGTCCTGCTGGGGTGTTCTGGGTGTAGTGTGTGGTGCTGGTTGGTTAAGGCCTGTTCCCTGATGTGGGGTGGGTCCTGTTTTCagatggagaaggaagatgagACATTTTCTAGAAGATGGGAGAACTTTTCAAAGAGCCGGGTGGCCAATGAAGCTAtgatttccctctccctccctgcccaggAAGCAAGGCAAGGTCACTTCAACTCCACAGTGAAACACTGATCTCCAAAAGTAATATGGACTTTATCCAGGACTCCTGGTGGGTAGCCTTTGATGTTGTTCTTTGCCTGCGTGTCTCAAGGCATAGTGGACAGTTGACACAATTTGGTTGGGGACTGAACATTCCTAGATAGCCCAATGGACAAAGATGGCCTCACCAGAAAGACCTGCCATGTGACTTTGGGTGGGGGCTTTGGGTCACCAGAATCAGTGAACTGAAATCAGAGATCAGCTACAGATGCCATCCCACCAATCATGCTATGTAGTGAAGCCTCGACATCTGGACACAGAGGCTCGGAGAGCTTCCCAGGCTGGCAATCTCGGTATGCACAGTCACAACACATCCAGGATCTGTGGATAAAAGATGatggaagaaacaagaaaaatcctGCATTTGAAAGCTTGCCAggctccctcccctctgcctgctCCTTCCTGGGGCCACTTCCTGTAATGGACCATTGCTGTGCTAATGACAGCTTTTAGACTCCAGGAGACATTCTGGGTGATACCAAACCAGAGGATGCTGGAGAACCCCTGAGCTTCCAACTGATGACAAGTGAGAGGAGTCTTGGAACTACCCTCTAGCTTTGTACTTAGCTCTGTGCACAGTTGACATTGGGCTGTGTCCCACTGCAAGTTACTCCATATTGTACAAAAGAGAACTATTTAGGACTAGGCCTTGTCCTGGgagactccattttttttttaacatggcaaAATATTTAATCTCTGTAATGAGCCTCAGCCTCACACCGCCACTTATCCGACAGCCTCCGCGACCTGTCAGAACGGCACAAGCCGGGAGGACCACAGACACCACAGCACTTTAGTCCAGCAGGCCGGAGAGCCATCGTGGCCCTAGCTCTTGCCATGGATGATGTGCAGGGGAGGTCTTTCCATCTCGTGCCTCAAGCCTGCTGCTCAGAAGGAAAGACTGAGCTCTACAGGACTCCCGATGTCTTCTGTTCTTCTGCGGCCTGGCGCCTGGCACTGCCCAGCTGGAAATAACTGGTAGGCTCGGACACTGCAGAGGTAACCCCCGTACACAGTGAGCAGCatcaaggaggcagagaaggtcTTGTAGCCAATGTCAGCTAACTGCTTGGCAGTTGGCATGTCTTCCCCTGGATGCTGCAGCTGGGCCGCGTCAGTCCGCCACTTGCAGTCAGAGTCGGGTGGCAGAAACCACCCGAGCGCCTCAGTAACTGGTGTGAAGCCCTGGCCGTGACCCCCGCACCCCTATGAAAAACCGAGACTCCATTTTGAGGACAAAGGATGACTATATGTATTGGTGGGCATGCAAACAATACCATCTGTCGGGCACTGTTCTGGAAATATCAACAGATACATAACGTACTTTTCAAGATAGAAAGGGgactggaggtgtggctcagaaGTTCAGAGCTTTTGCTGCACAGTCTTGAAAATTAGAGTTCGAATCCTAGCAGTCAGGTAAGAAGCTACCAAGAATCCAGTGTCCGCTCcgtcacacatgtgtgcacacagccaCATAAACACTTGTGtccacacataattaaataaagtgaaattttaaatgcatatgtaAAGTAGAAAGGGTGCCACCCTGTAGATTTATCAAATTGGGACCGTAAGACCACATGCAGGTATTAAAATCCTGTCAGGCAAGGGCcatcgagatggctcagtgggtaaaacctGAAACCAAACccgatgacctgaatttgatccccaggacttaCATGGCAGAAGAATAGAATCAATTCTCATaccttgtcctctggcttcctctcATGTTCTGTGACATGCTCATatgtggcatgtgcatgcacgcacacgcgcgcacaaacatacacagaataaattagatgtaacaaaaataattaaaattgttaggaatattcctaaaaatgagcctctctgctgacacaaataATCTCAATTAGACCAAATCAGactaaattaaaagatatccaggttctTCAGCCAAGCTCTGGCTCGAGAtctctcaaacttttttttttgacccagGTCCTAGCACGCTCCTCCAGTGTGTTGATGATTTCCTTCTCTGTAGTCCTACATTGTCTCTGTCTCAACAGGCCACCTCTGTGCCCCTAACTTCCTCAGATCCCTGGGATATGGAGTCTGACCAACTAAGGCTCAGCTGTGCTCTCCTACAGTGGTATATTTGGGTGTTCATCTTAGCCCGGGGTCTAAGACCCTCACCTCTGACAGGGTCCAGGCCCTGAGGGATTTATAGCTTCCAACCACAGGGGCTCAAATTCTCTCATTTTTGAGCCTGCTAGGGTTCTTCCACCATTGGATCCCTGACTTTACCATTACAGCCAGGTCTCTGTaccaggaagccagagagaccCCCGCGGGGACTCTCACCCACCCTGCAATCGTCCGCCGCCACTTCTCTCTACTGCGAGGTGCCCTCCTATCAGCCCCTGCCCTGGCTCTTCCAGACCCCACAAAACCTCACCATCTCTATACAGATGAGAGGTCAGGAGTGGCCACGGGAGTTCTAATCCAACAGGTTGGGCCTTCGAATCGGGCTGTCGCCTTTTTATCCAAACAGCTGGACCTCACTGTCTGCGGATGGCAACCATGCCTGAGAGCCCTGGCAGCGGCAGCTGAACTCACTCGGGAGGCTCTCAAGCTCTCCTTGTCCAGGCCAATCACAGTATATTCCACCCACTGCCTCTTAAAAACCTTATCAGAAAGTCCAGGTCCAAGAACTTACTGAACAGATCAGACCAAggaaaatgttcagcatcctcaCTGTGATGTGGACACCTAACACCGTGATGATCCCCAGTGACCTGTCATCTGGTCACCCAGTGTGTGATTCCAAGGACTAACAGGCAGAGACCTCACAACAACTCTGGAACTTCAGTTTGGCTCAGTCCACACTGCTGCTGCAGTCTGCTTGAGTTGCCATCCCTTAGTACACCCATTCATCTGTCTGGACCTGTTACCTGTTGTCTGTCCACCTACCCATCCTTCCATCTGGACCTAATCCTACCCTTCTAAAGCCTTCATGGTCCCACGTCTAACGTCTACAGTTGAACTTGGCCCTGTGACTTGACTGTGGAGTGTCCCTAGTCACCCTTTAGCAGGGTTCACTTGACAAtcctcttcccacccctcccttttCCATTTTTGTCTGCCTCCCCTCTTGCCTCTCAGTAAGGAATCTTTGGAACTCCTTGAAGTCTTCAGTGGCCTGTGTTACCCTTCGTAGGCACTCATATATCTGTATCTGTCTAGGTGCACATATCCACATAGACGTGTTTACTGTGTGCTATGTAATGCACCATCTGGAAGTTGATATCTGAGGTCAAGAACTGAATAAAGAACCTACATTTGCCTTAGCCAGCTATctagggaagtcaggaccacttGGAAAACTGCAGGCAACAAGATGAAGGAGCACTTTTACAGTAGTCATTGAAAGATGCTTAAGTGATGGTCAGCTTGACCCacaaagcaggaaacagaagaacagAGGATGAAAAGCCTGCCATTGTTTAACACAGACAATGCAATTGCATTCTGAGAAAACTTCACGGAATTAACtggaaaactattaaaataacaaCCTAACTTCAATCTCCTTTGGTGATTGTGAAGGTTAGCATTTGATCATAGGTTCCGGAGACGGGGCAGAGAGTAAACAAGGTTCCTGTGCAAAAATCCAGAGCTTTTCCAAACAGCGCTTCTATTAGTTGTAAACCACAATGGGGAAAAGGATAACCCTGCAACGCCAATGCAAGCTTTGCTTAAAAAgtctaagaaagaagaaaagatgtgtgGTACCCACCTTTCCACACTTCTGGGTGCCCTTAGGCAAGGTGTCTTTGTGGATTTCCGTCAGAGCCTGAGAATTGTTGCTGCCATAGACCTGACTCAGCTCGCCAGTGTCAAACCTGAACTCTTGTTCCTCAGCCATGTCTTCATCTGCTGGAATTTATCAAAAGCACTGGTGACTATAAATGTCTATCTTCTGCTACTCAAAAGCATCTTTCAAGGACTTAGAACCAAAGACTAAGACTGCAGACTCCAAGACTCCGTGAGACGACCGCATCCTGATTTTGCTCACTGCCAGCTGTTACGGCATGGGCATGCTGTCATCCAGCAACAGTCTTTGTTACCTTCAGCAGCATCAGCCTGTAAGGGAGCCTGACAACGTTCCCTCATAGTGGGAGGACCCTCAGCTGAGATCTCAGCCACTTCTGCCTGCATATCCCTGTCAGCTCTTCCCCTGAGGCGTGTGGCTTCTAGTCTCAAATGGGGACAGAGAACAGAGTATGTGGAAGGTCAATGGAAGAGGCAAAGGTATCTATGTAGTCTCGGAGGAGGTACCATCATGCTAAGGCAAGACTCAGGTGTTGTACTATTTTGCGGTCAAGTAACCCCTTACCCAcctgtaaacaaaaaaaaaaaaaaaaaaagaaaaacaacttgggaTTTTTGTGGAATTGCTAGCTTTGCTGTGGAgcggcaccatgaccaaggcaacttataaaagacagcatttaacTAGGGGCTTGTTTAGTGTGTAGGAAGGTAAGAAGAGGGAGCATCATGGTGGGTGCATAGCAGcgagcaggcaggcatggtgctggctggagcaggagctgggggcTTTCATCTGATCCACAGTGGGGCAGGGGAGCTGGATCTgacctgggcttttgaaaccccaatgCCCAATGCCagtaacacatttcctccaataaggccacaccttctccaacaaggtcacacctcctaacccttcctaaacagttcactaactgggaaccaaaccttcaaacctatgagcctatggggtccaaTCTCATTCGAACCCCCACAGTCCCCTCAGTTGCTACCTTCCGAAGGCTGTTTAAAAAGTCACAGATTCTGGAGGTCACGAAGCCGTGCATTAGTCTCCCACTAACTTTGTTGTAGGTGGCTCCTCTGTCACCTGCTCAGAATGACAGCTGCCTCGCTGGTTTCCAGGGATTTGAAGGCTGACAGTTCCTCACTAGGATTGAAGAGTTCCAGCTGGGTAGCCTTtggaattcaggaggcagaaaagcCTACCCTGCCAGCAGGAGACTTATTTCTGAACCCTGAGAACACAGAGAGCCATGAAGAGTGGCTACACATGCGCAGACCACAGATTGCTTCACCTCCAACCTCCTTTCCTGTCaaactgtttcttattttattttatggtttttaaatgttttaagtatttgttattgttgttattggtggtgtgtgtgtgttcctgtatccataggtcagaggacaatgtgtggGAATGGGTACTTTCCTTCTACCGTATAGAtcctggaaattaaactcaggtcaaAGGGCTTGGCAATGTTATGCCCAAGTTTATGATCCCCAAATGAATTCACGGAGCTGGTTTCCCATTGCAAATTACATGAAAGTTTTTAATTCAAACTCAAGTTTGGACCAACACCTTTCCAGCGCCCCAGCATGGTGGGTGCAGAAAGTGTGGCAGGAAGCCCTGGGAGGGcagaacttttaaaggggaaacacCGTAATCAGGAGTTCATGTCCTGTCGTGTTGGGATTGGGTGAGGAGGGCATAGGATAAAGTAGTTTCTGAAACCACTGGTCAGGTTTGGGCACAACCTAACAaagagccattaataactgacaaggtgtcttcaaggacaggatgcctcccaGAAACATCTGGATCTTgttaaattttatggccctgctccctATCTTAATCGGCCATTTTTAGGGTATCTGATCAAATTTCTGCTACGGCAGcgcatttctggagctgagatcgcCCATCCCCCCAGCTCATTATGCggcttaagatgaagccccttctttaaaatggagtttgcaaagtcaggtcctcacagcATCAACTGCCGTCGGCCcttgagtcatctcactggctctaCTCCATTATTTTGAGATCAGGTATCACCTTGTAGTCCAGGATGGTCTCAAGCTTTCTGTGTAGTTCagcctcagtctctggagtgctgggattgtccCATGTACCATGCTATGACGGACTATCCTCTGATCCACACAAGCACTATCCTGGGAGTTCATCTGAACTCCCTTGTCCAAACTGGGCTTGCTGACAGCTTTTATTTCCTCATGGAGAGTGCAGAGAGTCATGAGACTCAAATATCCAGTCTCTTCCTCACTACCCATTGTATGCAACTATACCTTAATTGCACATGGCCTCGGTGAGAGGCTAGAGTGCCTGGGCCAGAGAAGGCAAGAGGAAGGAGTCTCCTTCTGTACTGCTGTAGGGGGACCTCATCGCTGCTGGATAAAGACTTCTAGGTCCAGCCTGTTGTGGAGGAGGAGTACCCCTGTAAGCAACCCGCCATCTTTGTTCTGTAAGGGTATCCAATAAAATCTTTGGTTCCCCAGAGTGAACTTTGTAGAATCGTAGGTCCGTTtgtcattaggaccttgggagaaggggtGGACATTGCTTACTTGTCCCCCTGGGAAGGAGTTTTAGCAACACAGAGCCACACCCAACTCTAGCCTGTGTTTGGATTTCATAGGTAGGTACTCTAAGACTATCTTGTCCTTAAGGAGATGGATGTGATACTTGGCTCTCCTCTCTCCATGCTCCACCACCTTGTGAGGGGACTCCCCTCACACCCCACTTTTTAAAACTTGCTTCAGTGACTGGCACAATGTGCAAT
Proteins encoded in this window:
- the LOC119823977 gene encoding LOW QUALITY PROTEIN: cytochrome c oxidase assembly protein COX14-like (The sequence of the model RefSeq protein was modified relative to this genomic sequence to represent the inferred CDS: deleted 1 base in 1 codon) translates to MPTAKQLADIGYKTFSASLMLLTVYGGYLCSVRAYQYFQLGSARRQAAEEQKTSGVL